A stretch of Phragmites australis chromosome 12, lpPhrAust1.1, whole genome shotgun sequence DNA encodes these proteins:
- the LOC133886394 gene encoding LOW QUALITY PROTEIN: photosystem II D2 protein-like (The sequence of the model RefSeq protein was modified relative to this genomic sequence to represent the inferred CDS: substituted 1 base at 1 genomic stop codon), with translation MNLTSWXTHGLASSYLEGCNFLTAAVSTPANSLAHSLLLLWGPEAQGDFTRWCQLGGLWTFVSLHGAFALIGFMLRQFELARSVQLRPYNAISFSSPIAIFVSVFLIYPLGQSGWFFVPSFGVAAIFRFILFFEGFHNWTLNPFHMMGVAGVLGAALLCAIHGATVENTLFKDGDGANTFRAFNPTQAEETYSMVTANRFWSQIFGVAFSNKRWLHFFMLFVPVTGLWMSAIGIVGLALNLRAYDFVSQEIRAAEDPDFETFYTKNILLNEGIRVWMAAQDQPHENLIFPEEVLPRGNAL, from the coding sequence ATGAACCTAACTTCTTGGTAGACCCATGGATTGGCTAGTTCCTATTTGGAAGGTTGCAATTTCTTAACCGCGGCGGTTTCCACCCCTGCTAATAGTTTAGCACACTCTTTGTTGCTACTATGGGGCCCGGAAGCACAAGGGGATTTTACTCGTTGGTGTCAATTAGGTGGTCTGTGGACTTTTGTCTCTCTCCATGGGGCTTTTGCATTAATAGGTTTCATGTTACGTCAATTTGAACTTGCTCGGTCTGTTCAATTGCGGCCTTATAATGCAATTTCATTCTCTAGTCCAATCGCTATTTTTGTTTCCGTATTCCTTATTTATCCACTGGGACAATCTGGTTGGTTCTTTGTGCCGAGTTTTGGCGTAGCAGCTATATTTCGATTCATCCTTTTCTTCGAAGGATTTCATAATTGGACGTTGAACCCATTTCATATGATGGGAGTTGCCGGAGTATTAGGCGCGGCTCTGCTATGCGCTATTCATGGGGCTACCGTAGAAAACACTCTATTCAAAGATGGTGATGGTGCAAATACCTTCCGCGCTTTTAACCCAACTCAAGCTGAAGAAACTTATTCAATGGTCACTGCTAACCGCTTTTGGTCCCAAATCTTTGGTGTTGCTTTTTCCAATAAACGTTGGTTACATTTCTTTATGCTATTTGTACCCGTCACCGGTTTATGGATGAGTGCTATTGGCATAGTTGGCCTGGCTCTGAACCTACGTGCCTATGACTTCGTTTCCCAGGAAATCCGTGCAGCGGAAGATCCTGATTTTGAGACTTTCTACACCAAAAATATTCTTTTAAACGAGGGTATTCGTGTGTGGATGGCAGCTCAGGATCAGCCTCATGAAAATCTTATATTCCCTGAGGAGGTTCTACCACGTGGAAACGCTCTTTAA